A portion of the Candidatus Cloacimonadota bacterium genome contains these proteins:
- a CDS encoding efflux RND transporter periplasmic adaptor subunit: MKKIFLIITLLLPILFFMSCSQEDTSINNNDTTELAERNVRVATAVRKDLYSGIHTTGRIEAVSYVNISPSLPLRVEKIHQREGSIVKKGDLLVEMQNVNLIQAEQNFQNIERNYQRMSGLYRNDAIDQKTYEEMRTAYEIAKSNYEYTLENTRIKAPIDGKITAISVKEGENYNSMMSPYLIRLLSLDEMKAVTYLSDRDFAKTSTGMKATIQVDVIPDKLINGRISFISTEADQFTGTFRCEIIIEDKSDHLRHNQFARIFVATDEAKDAIVIPQEAIVNSNIVYTVSNNIAHRKVVTTGISTNEEVAILSGIAEGEQVIILGNIGLSDRYPVNIID; this comes from the coding sequence ATGAAAAAGATTTTTCTTATAATTACTTTGCTGTTGCCTATATTGTTCTTTATGAGTTGTTCTCAAGAAGATACTTCTATCAATAATAACGATACGACAGAGCTGGCTGAAAGAAATGTCAGAGTAGCTACAGCAGTACGGAAGGATCTCTATAGTGGCATCCATACTACCGGCAGAATAGAAGCGGTTTCTTACGTTAACATCTCTCCGTCACTCCCTTTGAGAGTTGAGAAGATTCATCAAAGAGAAGGTAGTATTGTCAAAAAGGGTGATCTATTAGTTGAGATGCAGAATGTCAATCTTATCCAAGCAGAGCAGAACTTTCAAAATATCGAAAGAAATTATCAGAGAATGTCCGGACTCTATCGGAACGATGCTATTGATCAGAAAACTTATGAAGAGATGCGGACTGCTTACGAAATAGCTAAGAGTAATTATGAATACACTTTAGAGAACACCAGAATTAAAGCTCCCATAGACGGCAAGATCACCGCTATCTCTGTCAAAGAGGGTGAAAACTATAACTCTATGATGAGTCCCTATTTGATCAGATTACTCTCTTTAGACGAAATGAAGGCAGTTACTTATCTGTCGGACAGAGATTTTGCCAAGACATCTACAGGAATGAAAGCCACCATTCAAGTTGATGTTATACCTGATAAGCTTATAAATGGCAGGATCAGTTTTATCTCCACTGAAGCGGATCAATTTACCGGAACTTTCCGTTGTGAAATAATCATTGAAGATAAAAGCGATCACCTTCGTCATAACCAGTTTGCCAGAATTTTTGTCGCTACAGATGAAGCGAAAGATGCCATTGTAATACCTCAGGAAGCAATAGTAAACAGCAATATTGTCTATACGGTATCTAATAATATTGCCCATAGAAAAGTTGTTACAACCGGGATTTCCACAAATGAAGAGGTAGCCATCTTAAGCGGTATAGCTGAGGGTGAACAGGTTATAATCTTAGGAAATATAGGTCTTTCGGACAGATATCCTGTAAATATTATCGATTAA
- a CDS encoding TolC family protein, translating into MKLALIILLFLVNITMLIASIPLSLDESIEVALENNKELQAQEKGARAAYWSQYNTLSNFFPQAYFNATAVRIDDKTYDRATEMFQIPVFGPNHLPTGDYIPFSAGAMNGIHRTTYRTNFTVQQPIFNGGKILLVYQISRLARQQADNALESKQYDVSQRVAEAYFNILKLKDMYFIIDKSMTSVESHLERVRQLQEQGMARQSDVLQWQVRLQEYLASSREVYDNIEIILELWNNMMGMTGKAYRPLEIDLSKYDELIDHYNTLNETQIEGFIIDNVKDLEKYNPEMQNIELTRKLMDKQYTISKGNFLPSLNLQFTYELENDDKLDLSGDRNWNLAAVLSFPLFRGGANYTNLQRARNEKREVEYATSALEDYMRLETRRLSRQLIINAMKIESNKLALDYARENYDILSNLFEQGLLTSSDLLDADTMLISAETNLIASYYDFIITRYELNKYTTLKEVK; encoded by the coding sequence ATGAAACTAGCTCTGATAATACTGTTATTCTTAGTAAATATTACTATGCTAATTGCTTCCATACCTTTAAGTTTGGATGAGAGCATAGAAGTTGCTTTAGAGAACAATAAGGAACTACAGGCACAGGAGAAAGGGGCAAGAGCAGCGTACTGGTCGCAATATAACACCCTGAGCAACTTCTTTCCCCAGGCATACTTCAATGCAACAGCGGTTCGTATCGATGATAAAACTTATGATAGGGCAACAGAGATGTTTCAGATTCCTGTTTTCGGTCCTAATCATCTACCGACAGGTGATTATATCCCCTTCTCTGCAGGAGCAATGAATGGCATACACCGTACCACTTATCGTACTAATTTTACTGTCCAGCAACCGATCTTTAATGGCGGTAAGATCCTCTTAGTTTATCAGATCTCTCGTTTAGCCAGACAGCAGGCAGACAATGCTTTGGAAAGCAAGCAGTATGATGTTTCTCAGAGAGTAGCTGAGGCATATTTCAATATCTTGAAGCTCAAGGATATGTATTTCATTATTGATAAAAGCATGACATCCGTAGAATCTCATCTGGAAAGAGTAAGACAGCTGCAGGAACAGGGTATGGCAAGACAATCCGATGTCCTGCAATGGCAAGTTCGATTACAGGAGTATCTCGCTTCTAGTAGAGAGGTTTATGACAATATTGAGATCATTCTCGAACTCTGGAATAACATGATGGGTATGACCGGTAAAGCTTACCGTCCTTTAGAGATAGATCTATCTAAGTATGACGAACTGATCGATCATTATAATACTCTCAACGAAACTCAAATAGAGGGATTTATCATTGATAATGTAAAGGATCTCGAGAAGTATAATCCTGAGATGCAAAATATCGAATTGACCAGAAAGCTGATGGATAAACAGTACACGATATCGAAGGGTAATTTTTTACCCTCTTTGAACTTACAGTTCACTTATGAATTAGAGAATGATGATAAACTCGATCTATCAGGAGATCGTAACTGGAATCTGGCAGCTGTCTTATCTTTTCCTCTCTTCCGTGGCGGTGCTAATTACACTAATCTGCAGAGAGCAAGAAATGAAAAAAGAGAGGTAGAATATGCCACCTCAGCTCTGGAAGATTATATGAGACTTGAGACGCGAAGACTTTCCCGCCAATTGATCATCAATGCTATGAAGATCGAAAGTAATAAATTAGCGTTAGATTATGCCCGGGAGAATTATGACATCTTAAGTAATCTCTTCGAACAGGGTTTATTGACCAGCAGTGACCTTTTAGATGCCGATACGATGTTGATCAGTGCCGAAACCAATTTAATCGCTTCTTATTATGATTTTATCATAACCCGCTATGAATTGAATAAATATACGACCTTGAAGGAGGTTAAATGA
- a CDS encoding efflux RND transporter permease subunit, protein MRIAEFSVNRRVTIMMMTVLIIILGGLSLSRLGLELLPDMDFPIITILTTYQGASPEDIEETITRPIEQAIATVKDIKTYSSQSTESFSLVMVEFNWGINLDFAAQDLRDAVEQITGYLPRDASKPLVFKFDLGQMPVLSYGVTGQMSGYDLRKVLDDEISTRLKQLTGVAAVNVMGGEEVEKQIIVDKNRLEFYGISLSEIIMAVGASNVNMAAGYISSRKNEYLLRTVAQYEDLDEIRNTPIRLTQTGQVVYIKDVARVVEGFKEKRYMIRTNVQPTAYLWISKESGANTLTVSNRIKDEVENIHTDYGDQIVFHEIMDLGLPIKNVTTGAASNLIVGGILAILIMFLFLRNWRPTLAISLAIPISVIATFVALYLAKFSLNLMTIGGLALGVGMLVDNSIVVIENIYRHLEMGKSRIEAAKIGATEVGMAITASTLTTVAVFFPMVFSEGMTGILVRGLALTVAFSLFASLFVALTIVPVIASFIFKMNTTTESPVLKSKQLFEKFKKHYLNILNYLLRHRVATLTIVAILFFTSFLLLIFIGTEFMPSQDTPFLIMNLKMPIGTTLDETDNVVRQIEQVYLDTEGVKNVVSIIGPMEEGAMDPTNPQDVNEAQIFGRLLEQQHRRLSFEEIRELIRARLPHIEGGDYHFFSTAEMMGGTSTPIEIKIFGRDLDQLTTIAHNIENRITGVQHVTDVTNTMREGKPEAHIVIDKQKASHYGLTTNQIASTINTATLGSFAGVFRRAGEEIDIRVRMDEEYRRTEADILQLAITTPFGYNIPLHQIATIEYSEGPVKIDRENQTRKVTVSADITGTRNVGGVVTSIRNEIQDIIDDLPAGYFVVFGGTYQDMQEAFKTLGLALALAIILVYLVMASQFESLRQPFVVMFTIPLAAIGVMYTLFLTGITLSVASFIGGIILAGIVVNNGIVLIDHTNQLRRGGMEEHQAILQAGSDRIRPVLITAITTMMGMLPMALSTQEGSEIKVPMALTVIGGLITATFFTLLIIPVIYSVMEKIKFKDVPKDIIK, encoded by the coding sequence ATGAGAATAGCTGAATTTTCGGTTAACCGCAGAGTTACTATTATGATGATGACCGTTTTGATCATCATATTAGGCGGTTTATCATTATCAAGATTAGGGTTGGAACTGCTGCCTGATATGGATTTCCCGATCATTACGATCCTGACGACTTATCAGGGAGCTTCGCCGGAAGATATAGAAGAGACCATAACCAGACCAATAGAACAGGCAATTGCTACTGTCAAAGATATCAAAACATACTCCTCGCAAAGCACAGAAAGTTTTTCCTTAGTAATGGTTGAGTTCAATTGGGGTATAAATCTCGACTTTGCTGCTCAGGATCTGCGTGATGCAGTAGAACAGATAACAGGATATCTTCCCCGCGATGCTTCTAAACCACTTGTATTCAAGTTCGATTTAGGTCAAATGCCGGTTCTCAGTTACGGTGTAACGGGTCAAATGAGTGGGTATGATCTACGTAAGGTGCTGGACGATGAAATATCTACGCGTTTGAAGCAGCTAACAGGTGTAGCAGCAGTTAATGTAATGGGTGGCGAAGAAGTAGAGAAACAGATCATAGTCGATAAGAACCGTCTGGAGTTTTACGGTATTTCTTTGAGTGAGATTATTATGGCTGTAGGAGCAAGTAATGTTAACATGGCAGCAGGTTATATCAGCAGTCGCAAAAATGAGTATTTGCTCCGGACAGTAGCTCAATATGAAGATTTGGATGAGATCCGCAATACACCGATAAGATTGACTCAGACAGGTCAGGTTGTTTATATAAAAGACGTTGCGAGAGTAGTGGAAGGGTTTAAAGAAAAACGTTATATGATCCGCACGAATGTCCAACCAACTGCTTATTTATGGATTTCCAAAGAGTCCGGAGCCAATACTCTTACAGTGTCTAATCGCATAAAAGATGAAGTTGAGAACATACATACAGATTATGGAGATCAGATAGTCTTTCATGAGATCATGGATCTTGGTTTACCTATTAAGAATGTCACTACTGGTGCAGCATCGAATCTGATCGTTGGAGGAATTCTAGCTATTCTGATCATGTTTCTCTTCCTCCGCAATTGGCGACCGACATTGGCAATATCACTGGCAATTCCTATCTCGGTCATAGCAACCTTTGTCGCTCTATATTTAGCAAAATTCTCTCTTAACCTGATGACTATAGGTGGTTTGGCGTTAGGGGTCGGTATGCTGGTAGATAACTCTATCGTAGTGATCGAGAATATCTACCGACATTTGGAAATGGGCAAATCACGAATCGAAGCAGCTAAGATAGGAGCAACAGAGGTTGGTATGGCTATCACTGCTTCGACTCTTACAACAGTAGCCGTCTTCTTCCCCATGGTTTTTAGCGAAGGGATGACCGGTATCTTAGTGCGTGGTTTGGCATTAACAGTTGCCTTCTCTCTCTTTGCTTCTCTCTTTGTGGCTTTGACTATTGTACCTGTTATAGCTTCCTTCATTTTCAAAATGAACACTACCACAGAATCTCCTGTATTGAAGTCAAAACAGCTCTTTGAAAAGTTCAAGAAACACTATCTTAATATCCTAAATTATCTACTGAGGCATCGTGTAGCTACTTTAACCATTGTAGCGATCCTCTTTTTTACCTCTTTCTTACTCCTGATCTTTATCGGAACTGAGTTTATGCCATCACAGGATACACCGTTCTTGATAATGAATCTGAAAATGCCTATCGGCACAACTTTAGATGAGACCGACAATGTAGTCAGACAGATCGAGCAGGTATATTTGGATACAGAAGGGGTTAAAAATGTTGTTTCTATCATCGGTCCGATGGAAGAGGGCGCTATGGACCCTACTAATCCCCAAGATGTCAATGAAGCCCAGATCTTTGGCAGATTATTAGAACAACAACATCGTCGTCTATCTTTTGAGGAGATAAGAGAACTTATCAGAGCACGTCTTCCCCACATCGAAGGTGGAGATTACCATTTCTTTTCTACTGCCGAGATGATGGGTGGTACATCAACACCTATTGAGATAAAGATATTTGGCAGGGATCTAGATCAGCTAACCACGATAGCTCACAACATTGAAAACCGCATAACAGGAGTTCAGCATGTCACTGATGTGACCAATACTATGCGAGAAGGTAAACCGGAAGCTCATATTGTTATCGATAAACAGAAAGCTTCCCATTATGGTCTAACAACCAATCAGATAGCTTCTACTATCAACACCGCAACCTTAGGCAGTTTTGCCGGTGTTTTTCGACGGGCAGGAGAAGAAATAGATATCAGAGTCCGTATGGACGAAGAATATCGCCGTACTGAAGCAGATATTTTACAACTCGCTATTACTACCCCTTTTGGATATAATATACCTCTGCATCAAATAGCTACTATTGAATATTCGGAAGGTCCCGTTAAAATTGATAGAGAAAATCAAACCCGTAAAGTCACTGTATCTGCCGACATCACCGGAACACGTAATGTTGGCGGAGTAGTAACTTCTATTAGAAATGAAATACAAGATATCATAGATGATCTACCGGCAGGTTATTTTGTCGTCTTTGGTGGTACTTATCAGGATATGCAGGAAGCGTTCAAAACGCTTGGCTTAGCTCTCGCTTTGGCGATCATTCTCGTATATCTCGTTATGGCATCTCAATTTGAATCTCTTAGACAGCCCTTTGTGGTGATGTTTACTATCCCTCTGGCTGCTATCGGAGTAATGTATACTCTCTTTCTTACCGGTATAACCCTATCGGTGGCAAGTTTTATCGGAGGTATCATTCTCGCTGGAATTGTTGTTAACAACGGGATCGTTCTAATAGACCATACAAACCAGTTACGCCGCGGTGGTATGGAAGAACATCAAGCCATTTTACAGGCAGGATCTGATAGGATAAGACCGGTTTTGATAACCGCGATCACAACTATGATGGGTATGCTGCCGATGGCTTTGAGTACACAGGAAGGTTCCGAGATAAAAGTACCAATGGCTTTGACGGTGATTGGTGGTTTGATCACAGCTACTTTCTTTACTCTCTTAATCATTCCAGTCATCTATAGCGTGATGGAGAAGATCAAGTTCAAAGATGTTCCGAAGGATATTATAAAATAA